Within Hyla sarda isolate aHylSar1 chromosome 7, aHylSar1.hap1, whole genome shotgun sequence, the genomic segment taatttgcacaggggtggctgattattacagcagttctgacaaacgcaaaacaataaatatccatatgtgaccccattttggaaactacacccctcacggaatgtaataagggctgcagtgagcatttacaccccactggcgtatgacagatttttggaacagtggtctgtgaaaatgaaaaataaaatttttcatttgcacagtccactgtttcaaatatctgtcaaacgccagtagggtgtaaatgctcactgcaccccttattaaattccatgaggggtgtagtttccaaaatggggtcacatgtgggggggtccactgttctggcaccataggggcttcctaaatgggacatgccccccaaaaaccctttcagaaaaattcactctccaaaatcccattgtcgctccttcccttctgagccctctactgcgcccaccgaacacttgacatacacatatgaggtatttccttactcgagagaaattgggttacaaattttagggtgatttctctccttttaccccttgtaaaaattcaaaaattgggtctacaagaaaatgcgagtgtaaaaaatgaagatttagaattttctccttcactttgctgctattcctgtgaaacacctaaagggttaaaacacttactgaatgtcattttgaatactttggtgggtgcagtttttataatggggtcgtttatggggtatttctaatatgaagacccttaaaatccacttccaacctgaactgggccctgaaaaagtacgatttagaaaatcttgagaaaaattggaaaattgctgcagaactttgaagccctctggtgtcctccaaaagttaaaacttgtcaattttttgatgcaaacataaagtagacatattgtatatgtgaatcaatatgtaatttatttggaatatccattttcctttcaagcagagactttcaaagttagaaaaatgcaaaattttcaaaattttcatgaaatttttagattttttaccaagaaaggatgcaaatatcagtgaaatttaaccaataacataaagtagaatatgtcacgaaaaaacaatctcggaatcagaatgataactaaaagcattccagagttcttaatgcttaaagtgacagtggtcagattttcaaaaaaatgcccaggtcctgaaggtgaaaaagggctgggtcatgaaggggttaatgagggctgtgtggggagtgttttatttattttttaataattttttttcaatgtgtcgtgttttttttatagaatttttcaggcttagtagtggaagctgtcttgtagacggaatctattactaagccgggcttagcgttagccacaaaaaccgctagcgctaacccccaattattaccccgttacccaccgccacagggttgccgggaagagccagtaccaacaggcctggagtgtcaaaaatagcgctcctgggcctaggcggtaacaggctggggtaatttaggttggggagagccagtaacaatggtccttgcccaccctggtaacaccaggctgttgctgattggttggtatctgactgaaatatggggaaccacacacttttttttattacaaaaaaaaacaacaacacatagggttccccatattttcagtgtcagtcagacaccaaccaaacagcaacagcctgactttaccaggatgggcgaggaccattgtcactggccctccccagcctgttaTCGCCTAGGCAAAGGAGCGCTATTTTTTGACACTCCTGgcatgttggtaccggctcttcctggcacccctgtggcggtgagtaccggggtaataattgggggttagcgctagctgttttttgggctaacgctaagcccagcttagtaatagattccgtctacaagacggcttctactactaagcctgaaatttcaattataaaaaacacaacacattaaataaaaaatgtatttaaaaaaacactccccacagccctcgttaacccttttattgacattaaaaaacgctggtcatcttcaaagtccaccgaatctcaggtagtcctccgcattcatgtatctgaaatggcaagaaaataaaaacacgaaaaatgggttagaacatttttggcgctctccccttggGGAGAGCGCAcacaatgcagtgtgttcctaaagagggagcctccaattgttgctatactacaactcccatcatgggggctgtaggtaaacaaaagctggagtctccctgtttgggaacacactgccaaaaaggctctgttcccattatgcaaaacgcataatgagaacagagccatacttaccaccctggcttcaggcctggactgtgaagccccgccccctaatgatgtcatcactaggggtcaGGGGCAGAGAAGTTGCAAGgagtctcaagagtgagacccctgagatctgtcagtctgcccttggactactactcccatcatgggacattttgtgtcccatgatgggagtagttgtagtaccgcagtgctgagggatggctcttgcacatcccccagctgtgaaactgtattgtgactgttaggactactactcccatcatggacagactctgtccatgatgggagttttaatccttgggctgaaggacagatcgcagcaggtcattctccagagacccgctgccatctgcatttattaacttaaaaagccggcggcaacACTGCGCTACCCaccgcctcctgtatacagatgtcacgattcataatccccgccgccgggagaccggagctctgattggtggaaagctattcaccactattcaccaatcagagctcctgtcttctggcgagGATTATGatttgtgacaggtctatacaggggagtgagTGGAGCCGCTTCGACAGTATATAATTATTATGTGTATTTCCCCCCCACAGACTAATAGTGACCCCCTGtaaagtgagcgctgggaccgctgtgtgatttaCACACAGGTCcacagcgcaagtgtccggccccactgacctttatatgttataaatctttatgatacacactgcccggcctcctcttctttcttctgataccggagacgcgtggcttctgctttcactatagtcagagcgccccctgccgttgtctggccccacccctgtgcagtgtggaggaagggagggagcactctgtctatagactatgatacagaagccgctcgtctccggcatcagaagaaagaagaggaggacgggcagtgtgtattatgaagatttacaacatgtaaaggtcagtggggccggatacttgcgctggggacctgtcaatcacacagcgttcccagcgctcactatagaaggggtcagtattagggggggtacagtacacataattatatactgtagaagcggctccactcgctcccctgtatagacctttcacaattcataatccccgccagaagacaggagctctgattggtgaatagtggTGAAtggctttccaccaatcagagctcctgtctcccggcggcggggaataggaatcgtgacatctgcacacgggagccggcggcagcgcagtggagccgcatgtaccaccggctttttaagttaataaatgcagattgcagcgggtctctggtgaatgacctgctgcgatctgtcattcagccccaggactacaactcccatcatggacatagtctgtccatgatgggagtagtagtcctaacagtcacaatagagtaccgcagacgggggatgtgcgtctctcagcgctgcggtactacaactactcccaatttgggacagattctgtcccatgatgggagtagttgtagtactgcagtgctgagagatggctcctgcatcccccacctgcatcttccactgTCTGCCATTTTCTaggagtccttgctagcactcttaggttagACTACTTATCTTGCAAAAAAAAGCACAATTGCACAAAGAaaaccatctacttttttttgcgcaattgatacataccagtccactggattaggtggtgtacggtaggccaaactggtgacaactttaaaaaactatccaacaaaaaaaacgcagctctatgcaaaaaaagcgcaattgcgcaaaatttgtagatgtgaaaaatggtctaaatgcaatgatacatctccccctaagtTCTGAATTGAACAGTGGTAGTGGTGGAAGCAAGAGACACACCTATTTGAAATAGTGAAGCCTTTTTATTTACCATTTCTCAGCTTCAACATAGTTTCATGACATTTCCCATCTTCAGCAAAATTTTCCAGACATACGATATATGATGATCTGCAGGTACACGTCTACTGCGTACACACCTGTATGAATTGCTAAAGGAAATATCACTTTTCCAAATGTCTTAATCTAATTAATTACCATGTAATTAATTAATGTAATTAATTACCATTAGTCACATGATATAAATATGTTACTCTGAGCCCTGGGATTCCTACCTGCAGCAGCTACTCAGCTACAATGGTAAGTTGGCTGTCTGGGGGCTTTCACATAGCATTAGTATTTAACAGCATGGGTGCTTTTTAGATCATGTTTTCTGCTatatggttttgtttttttgacatTGTACACAACAGTATTGCTTGCTGTATACATTGATCACCCATATAGAAACTTATACAAGATCTATATGgctaagtgtgttttttttttttttttttttttttttgtacttatcCATTcttatttttctagtgcacaaatcTTGTCTACCATTGGCTTTGTGTCCTGTTTTATTGTCTACAAAGTGCTTGACTTTTAATGAAAGTGTATGCAAATGTAATATTCTTGTAGTCAATGTGAACTGTATTGGGCACACTACTGCATACACTTTTTGTTAAGGTAtgttttcaattaaaaaaaactgacTTAAAATGGTATgacaaaattgtgatgtgaatgcacccttagtgtactatattttatatattgtgtttttacaTGATTATGTTGTCAAAATGGGATGCCAATGTATTCCTTCATGGCAATTTTTCAAATAGTGTGCAATCAGCTGTAccaaaactactcccagcatgcctggaaagcctttggatgtctgggcatgctgggagttgtagacttgcaacagctgaagcacaCTGTATGAAAAACACTGCCTTATGGAGTGGTCTCACTGCCATTGATTTTGTTGGCTTTGACAAAGCCCGCTACTGTATACAATTGGAAAAATGATCTGAATGTAGTCAAAGTatgtcttggactctggttttgAGTCAGACTAATGCCCGATACAGTCGGAAAATTACCAACGCTTGGTCACTAGCTGACTGTTTGGACACTTGAAATCAATGGCGCCTGTGCCTCTCTGCACCTTATTTTGGCTATTTGCTGATGTATCTGTGCCATGGATCACTTCACATGTGGTGAGAAAGCACTCTAAAGCTATGTTTACACTGTGGAATGTCCACATAGAATAGTGCGGATGCTGGCGCTAGGATCACACAGGAATACGCTGCCTCATAGGCcgctatgcattccatgcggaCAAAGGATGAACATGTTTGTTTGTGCGGGCACTGAAAATGGCATTTCTGTGCCAGAcccatctggcacagaaattccactgtgcacagtgcagcataatcctatggggtggggggggggtccttgaATTACTATTCAACACCATTCAGCTGAATCTCTCTATACATGTACATGCTTGCAGCTTTTGCTTCTGAAAAGGTTGTGGGTTAAGAGatttgtttcccaacaagtgtacaAATAGTAAAGCCATTTCTGGTACAAGCTAGACAGAAAAAGCAGAGGTGTACATTTCTGTGCACAACAGTAGGCAAGTCAGCTACCAAACCTGACACAGCACTACAGATTATACTGAGCACTAAAGCACATTCAAATGACACTAGAATAAATGGCGGTGTACTAACATAAACCCAGCCAGGTCCAAATGTACTCCACTTCAAGAGAAAAAGTAATTGCTCACCTGCCTGGTGTTGGcatacaccccctcccccatgttCATCAGAAAGCTGTACAGTGGGGAGATAAAACACAGAGCTACGTGAATTGTTATGCCTTCATTTTTTCCATAGACTTAGCCCGATCAGGTTAACGAATTATCCATATTTACTATGGGTGGAATCATGATATAAAtttagagtgtgtgtgtgtgtgtatattttgtcacaaaattgtgcagaccGACTATTAACcccctgttttgtttttttttttccctcgtaGAAAGTCCTTCTGGCTCTTGGTGTTGTGCTCGCATGCTCTGTTGCACTGTCTAGTACTCAGTGTATGACTTCAAAATTGAAATTTAATTTGATAACAAGAACTACAGGTAACAAACTGTAAAACTCCCCACTTGAACTTAATTATGAAGGGGCCATGTATAACTGGGTGGGGAGTGTGTACTGAGCCTTCTGTACATGCATACCGCCATTGGGTTAGCATAATGtaaaagggtgtgtatatgtatatgtggccATACAATTCATTCAAGTCCTTGCTTTCTAAAACAGATTTTTGTATAAAATTATTTTCAGTCAGTAGTGTTATGCCTACCGTTCTGCAGTATAATGGTCAAACTATGCATATTGCTCTTTAGTTAAACTTTCTTTTTCTCAATTTTTGTATCTTGTGTTAGGCTGTGAGCATAAAGGAAAATTTCACAAAATAGAGAGCGTGTGGACTTTGGACTGTGAAGAGTGCTCCTGTAATAAACATGGCCTGAGCTGTTGTTCATTGTAAGTTAGAAAGCTTTTTGTAAAaccctttattttatttcaggCTATGTACATGCTTTAATGTCAGCTAACCTGTCTTGGGTCTGTTGGTTTCAATGGAGCAAGTGCAGCCTACTAGTGACTACATTTGGTCCGTTCCAAAATGGATGCTTGTCATTTGTCTCCAAAGTACAAGCAGCTCTTCCATTTTAAAGACTTGCTAAATGTCTGTATATGAACAGAGTTGTCTCTTTTctgcatatgtgaaaaatattTCCCTCTTAAGTTTGGTTGCAAGGCTTTTTATGGGGTTGGGTTTTCACTCATAGCAAATAGTAGCAAATACAGCTGTACTAAGAGCTGCAGATGGCTGTCTGGGTATAAAAGAGAACTGTACCATTACTGGAGCTGCAGCAAAGTCAACTGATCAcctttttagggtagggtcaaacaTGGTGTATAAggagcatatttcacactgccaGTAATCTGTTGGTGAACAGAAATACACTTTGCTATGACCAGACACAAGGCTTCCCTGACGCAGCCGTGTGTAGTAAGGTTTGGAGGAAGGCCAAGCACACCAAAGTGACTTACACGTGCGCCCCTCGAGATCTTACTACACACAGGGCTCCGTAAGGAAAAATGTGCAGCGTATCTCCAACTGCCTGACGGATTTCTTGCAGTCTGAAATCTGCATATACACTGTGATTCTATACTTAAAGTGGTTGTCTCATGAAGAAAGGCCACATGGGCTTTTGTGTAAGGATGTCTAGGAGCCAAAAAAGGTAAGATTAGCTGCTGTTCTGCTAGACTTGAGCTGTCCTATGTAAATTTAAAGCCTTATTACCTAGCCCTGGAAGGTTTTTTTTCCCTAGTGCAGCATAACACTATCTACTTGTTTTTAGAGTGACTCTGCCTTTTTATCTTTGTTACAGGACACGTACACCAATCTATGATAAGAAGGAATGTGTAGCTGTATTTCATAAGGAATCCTGTAGTTACACAGTGACCAAAAAGAATAATCCATCGGAACCATGTGAGATCAAAGCCATGGTTGGCTAAGGCGTCTCAACCCAAAACAAGGGTGTATTTAACACTGAAGAAAAACCTAAGATCCTTACCTTACACGGTTCCACTCTTTATCATATGTAAAGTCTTTAATGTGTTGAGTTTTGCAATAAATCTCTATGAAGCATACTTGTTAATTACTGTCTGGTATTACATAACCCCGCTTTGTTGGCAAATGTTTTCTAGTGACTGAGCTCCAGACTTTAGTTTGTAGGAGACAAAAAATTTCTCATAAAGAATGTAAGAGTGAGATTTGCTTTTTCTTTCTAAATTTGACATTCCAAATTTATcacttgattcacatatacaatatgtctactttgtttgcatcataaagttgacatgtttttactcctggaagacagagggcttcaaagttcagcagaaaacccacatggcatactagtttggaaactacacccctcaaagagcataacgggtacagtgagccttaatgcctcgctggtgtttgacgacttttttttaaatgtataaatttttcaCTGAAttgctgtttttccccaaatcttaacttttttatttttttacaaggggctataggagaaaattaccccttattacattacgtgaggggtttagtttccaaagtgggggtCCATTCTTCTGGCAATATGAAGGCTTTGTAAACACTCATGGCctccaattccagacaaattttctctccatgcCTATTGgtgcatttcttctgagcattgtagtgcacccgcagagcactttacatccacatatgggatatgttcttactcagaagaaatggagttacaaatttgggggggggcttcgagtaaattttttttcacaaggggggaaaaaaattggaaaacacctgcattttagtgaaatatttttttgtggggtgttaaggctcactataccccttacattctgtgaggggtatagtttacaaaatgggggtcacatgtgaatATTcatttgtcagaaccactgtaaaatcagccaccccctttgcaaatcccaaatttacgcctcaaatgtacatagtgcgctcactcctgagccttgttgtgcgcctgcagagcatttaacacccacatatggggtgtttttccatataattttttttcctttaaccacttgggaaaaagtgtggggcaacaacagcatgttagggtaaaattttttatacacgaacaggctggtgtagtccccaacttttccttttcataaggggtaaaaggagaaaaagctccccaaaacttgtagtgcaatttctccagagtacagaaataccccatgtggccctaaactgtttccttgaaatacga encodes:
- the LOC130283161 gene encoding beta-microseminoprotein-like, with product MKVLLALGVVLACSVALSSTQCMTSKLKFNLITRTTGCEHKGKFHKIESVWTLDCEECSCNKHGLSCCSLTRTPIYDKKECVAVFHKESCSYTVTKKNNPSEPCEIKAMGPSTGKGKDIAEVEFYKKDHRCLRDSQHSDEEEMEQTV